From Desulfovibrio sp. TomC, a single genomic window includes:
- the mdlC gene encoding benzoylformate decarboxylase, whose amino-acid sequence MPSVRDVTFELLRRLDLTVVVGNPGSTEETFLKDFPADFTYVLALQESSVIGIADGLAQGLKKPVLVNVHTGAGMGNAMGCILTAYLNKTPLIITAGQQTREMLLGEPFLTNTEETVLPKPWVKWSYEPKRPQDVPGAFMRAYAMAVQQPTGPVFLSLPLDDWDKEMDARDVLRSVSTRHAPDPARLEDFAARIRASHNPVLVYGGDLSRSQAWEAGIAFAEALQAPVWLGPFTECVPFPGNHPLYAGVLPPAVGPLGQALSGHDLVVVVGAPVFRYYPWVAGEILPAGTKLLQIIDDPYEAAKSVAGDSLVADSLLALEALLPLVGSRPVRGPVRQNAPVAAVPDDAPLPLTPGQIFAVLSESAPADVIVVNESPSNMRDLAGTSLGVVTRPHSSYVMASGGLGWGMPAAVGLAMAEARTGRNRPVVAVIGDGSFQYSLQSIWTGVQHGAHVVFVVLRNEQYGILKAFARLEETPGVPGLDLPGLDIVSLGKGYGAATAKAAAPIEIRAAFAKALAFKGVSVIEIATDKHISDLIPK is encoded by the coding sequence ATGCCTTCTGTGCGCGATGTGACGTTTGAACTCTTGCGTCGTCTCGATCTGACGGTCGTTGTCGGCAACCCCGGCTCCACGGAAGAGACGTTTCTCAAAGATTTTCCAGCAGATTTCACCTATGTTCTGGCCCTGCAGGAATCAAGCGTCATCGGCATTGCCGACGGCTTGGCCCAGGGGCTCAAAAAGCCTGTTCTCGTCAACGTCCATACCGGGGCCGGCATGGGCAACGCCATGGGCTGCATCCTGACCGCCTACCTCAACAAGACGCCGCTGATTATCACCGCCGGGCAGCAGACCCGCGAGATGCTCCTTGGCGAACCGTTTCTGACCAACACCGAGGAAACCGTGCTGCCAAAGCCCTGGGTCAAATGGAGCTATGAGCCCAAACGACCCCAGGATGTGCCCGGAGCCTTCATGCGCGCCTATGCCATGGCCGTGCAGCAGCCCACGGGACCGGTTTTTCTCTCTTTGCCGCTTGATGACTGGGACAAGGAGATGGACGCTCGCGACGTCTTGCGCAGCGTCTCCACCCGCCACGCCCCGGACCCGGCGCGCCTTGAGGATTTCGCCGCCCGCATCCGGGCCAGCCACAATCCCGTCCTGGTCTACGGCGGCGATCTCTCACGCAGCCAGGCCTGGGAGGCCGGCATCGCTTTTGCCGAGGCCTTGCAAGCCCCGGTGTGGCTCGGACCCTTTACCGAGTGCGTGCCGTTTCCCGGCAACCATCCGCTTTATGCCGGCGTGCTGCCGCCGGCCGTGGGGCCGCTTGGCCAGGCGCTTAGCGGCCATGATCTGGTCGTGGTCGTTGGCGCGCCGGTCTTTCGCTACTATCCCTGGGTGGCCGGGGAGATCCTGCCGGCCGGCACGAAACTGTTGCAGATCATCGACGACCCCTACGAGGCAGCCAAGTCCGTCGCCGGCGACAGCCTCGTGGCCGACAGCCTGCTCGCCCTGGAGGCCCTTCTCCCCCTGGTGGGCAGCCGGCCGGTGCGGGGGCCGGTCAGGCAGAACGCTCCGGTGGCGGCCGTGCCGGACGATGCGCCGCTGCCCCTGACCCCGGGCCAGATCTTTGCCGTCCTGTCCGAGAGCGCCCCGGCGGACGTGATCGTGGTCAACGAGTCGCCCTCCAACATGCGCGATCTGGCCGGGACCTCCCTGGGCGTGGTGACCCGGCCCCACAGTTCCTATGTCATGGCTTCGGGGGGGCTGGGCTGGGGGATGCCCGCAGCCGTGGGACTGGCCATGGCCGAGGCGCGCACCGGACGCAACCGGCCGGTGGTGGCGGTCATTGGCGACGGCTCGTTCCAGTATTCGCTTCAGTCCATCTGGACGGGCGTGCAACACGGGGCGCATGTGGTGTTCGTGGTGCTTCGAAACGAGCAATACGGCATTCTCAAGGCCTTTGCCCGGCTGGAGGAAACGCCGGGCGTGCCGGGCCTGGACCTGCCGGGGCTCGACATCGTGTCTCTGGGGAAGGGCTACGGCGCAGCCACGGCCAAGGCAGCCGCCCCGATCGAGATTCGTGCGGCCTTTGCCAAGGCCCTGGCCTTCAAGGGCGTTTCGGTCATCGAAATCGCCACAGACAAGCACATAAGCGACCTCATCCCCAAATAG
- a CDS encoding PAS domain-containing sensor histidine kinase, whose product MCAQDVLAAKCEQIIQLAPVSIMSIDAEGVITFVNDWHLANFARGKRDRDYYIGKKLQELPGILSAGIETEIKRILAGKTVHLEALYTDECSGGQSAYQNIRGIPVLEDGVVKGGIIIREDVTRLVLSQHLLAENQAIFKGLLDATHDSIILSDIDGYILVLNEEAARRRGQTVGSLVGASLYDSMSPELAEMRREHLREAAASNTIVWYEERHADHVYQVSLCPIADEAGHVVSVASYSRDITRLKETENQLRREKELAFSASQAKSQFLGNITHELRTPLNGIIGATQLALSGGQGEDQEELWQIVEDSGKRLLSIVNNVLELADIDAAAIEPVLSSCSVRDLLASLVRGYGVRAKVKNIGFVTRLDPRIPERLVGDVFRLRQILSNLVDNALKCTTTGAIEVRAKRISSARAAFAPQYCTLLFMVRDTGIGIAKALQGKIFEDFELAEHYLTKRLSGAGIGLSIARHLVEMLGGRIWVRSTPGHGSTFYFTVPFALPDYECRDAAVVYASEDPVFSPEDYTVLLVEDERINRLTTGRTLARLGYNVLEAINGQEALAMLSREQVDAVLMDIQMPVMDGIECTHHIRNGEVPGLSKRIPVVALTAYASEKDRERFLRLGMNDYLAKPHSIEQLAEVLEANLKDVSSPT is encoded by the coding sequence ATGTGTGCCCAAGACGTGCTCGCGGCCAAATGCGAGCAGATCATTCAATTGGCCCCGGTGTCGATCATGAGCATCGACGCCGAGGGCGTCATCACCTTCGTCAACGACTGGCATCTGGCTAATTTCGCCCGGGGCAAGCGCGACCGGGACTATTATATCGGTAAAAAGCTCCAGGAGCTGCCCGGCATCCTTTCCGCCGGCATTGAAACCGAAATAAAGCGCATTCTGGCCGGAAAGACCGTCCATCTGGAAGCGCTGTATACCGACGAGTGCAGCGGCGGACAATCGGCCTACCAGAATATCCGCGGCATCCCGGTCCTTGAGGACGGCGTGGTCAAGGGCGGCATCATCATCCGTGAAGACGTGACCAGACTCGTCCTGTCCCAGCATCTGTTGGCGGAAAACCAAGCCATTTTCAAGGGGTTGCTCGACGCCACCCATGACTCCATCATTTTATCCGACATTGACGGCTACATCCTGGTGCTCAACGAAGAGGCTGCGAGGCGACGCGGCCAGACCGTCGGCAGTCTGGTCGGGGCCAGCCTGTATGACTCCATGTCCCCGGAGCTGGCCGAGATGCGGCGGGAACACCTCCGCGAGGCTGCCGCCAGCAACACCATTGTCTGGTATGAAGAGCGCCATGCGGACCATGTGTATCAGGTCAGCCTGTGCCCCATTGCCGACGAAGCCGGGCATGTCGTCTCCGTGGCCAGCTATTCCCGTGACATTACGCGGCTTAAGGAAACCGAAAACCAGTTGCGTCGGGAAAAGGAACTGGCCTTTTCCGCCAGCCAGGCCAAATCCCAGTTTCTGGGCAACATCACCCACGAGTTGCGAACGCCCTTAAACGGCATCATCGGGGCCACCCAGCTGGCCTTGTCGGGTGGTCAGGGCGAGGACCAGGAAGAGCTTTGGCAGATCGTCGAGGACTCGGGCAAGCGGCTGTTGTCCATTGTCAACAATGTGCTGGAGTTGGCCGACATTGATGCCGCAGCCATTGAGCCGGTCCTGTCGTCGTGCAGCGTGCGCGATCTGCTGGCCTCGCTTGTCCGCGGCTACGGCGTGCGGGCCAAAGTCAAAAACATCGGCTTTGTCACACGCCTTGACCCCCGTATCCCGGAGCGGCTGGTGGGCGACGTCTTCCGCCTGCGCCAGATTCTGTCCAATCTGGTGGATAATGCCCTCAAATGCACCACAACCGGCGCCATCGAGGTCCGGGCCAAGCGGATATCCTCGGCCCGGGCCGCCTTTGCCCCGCAGTACTGCACCCTGCTTTTTATGGTGCGCGATACAGGCATCGGCATTGCCAAGGCCTTGCAAGGGAAAATTTTCGAGGATTTTGAGCTGGCCGAACATTACCTGACCAAACGGCTCAGCGGAGCCGGGATCGGGCTGTCCATTGCCCGGCATCTGGTGGAGATGCTCGGCGGACGTATCTGGGTTCGGAGCACGCCCGGCCACGGCAGCACGTTTTACTTCACCGTGCCCTTTGCCTTGCCGGACTATGAATGCCGGGATGCGGCCGTGGTCTATGCCAGCGAGGATCCGGTTTTTTCGCCCGAAGACTATACGGTGCTCCTGGTTGAGGACGAGCGCATCAACCGCCTGACCACCGGGCGCACCCTGGCGCGCCTTGGCTACAACGTGCTCGAGGCCATAAACGGCCAGGAAGCGCTGGCCATGCTTTCCAGGGAGCAGGTGGACGCGGTGCTCATGGACATCCAGATGCCGGTCATGGACGGCATCGAGTGCACCCATCACATCCGTAACGGCGAAGTGCCGGGCCTGTCCAAGCGCATCCCGGTGGTGGCCCTGACGGCCTATGCCAGCGAGAAGGACCGGGAGCGGTTTTTGCGCCTGGGCATGAACGACTATCTGGCCAAGCCGCACTCCATCGAACAGCTGGCCGAGGTGCTGGAAGCCAATCTCAAGGACGTTTCAAGCCCGACCTAG
- a CDS encoding tetratricopeptide repeat protein — MFLARKPGVSFFSRAVLRRFLFAAILVLLSVGPAAALSVSTVTRPDTDSLILQFSRRGAYPTIARTGPVEISLTFPPGSLAGEPPPAQTDFHSSRLLEGVRVAGDTVLVRLKSDAFGFVGWPEGEQGLKLQVYRDPTGANWTPGAPSAAANTTWPPVEAAPKPSSSLTLPVTPPNNKPGPLDLPPLPPSLAPALPPPGAAKAAEAAKEPFYAVPSSMRATALRVGPEKSPVLRPAGLETVPSPALTDRPAGQDQQTVAGRTSGSGELRQPVKLPPIPPEVAAAGQTRSPVTPPGSGPQPTPATPKAMAAATPPTSPDAPAAPAVEPPPAKEEDHDANTLVAAQAERLGGNLFGAQNMMRDLLARPGLKPEVREEAVHSLAGVLVDTYKDDPAGHYDAIQKALNEAINVNPNSYRVPEALLQLGMLNLRVGNIPEAKGYFNVLTRKYPTDANVPMVNFAWGEYYFDRGEYKKAEEEYKNLVEKFPESKFVREGAMGLAKTLVRLGRYKEAAQIADYIDKRWPRYYVEFPQILRITGDIAYRNGDYKKARDAYMLFYNMDPKVKDADLVLAKLGDIYARLGNKPGAVDFYNLAIKDYPDSEGGLVAKMRLAEQGVHDQPTISEMFSLFDKPEYGSPEEIYAGIIRDHPQSPLAPLAQLKLAMWLLHQQNYPGSLKEAAAYLERYPKSDLAPKAEETAITAFEKMAADLLAHKDYDRLIAAYEAHRLINANRGMLSDTTRLGLALAYLRTGKTREALREALPYVGPKETDNGNWALTMAMSVYQNERAWRDIVDLARQVQGWRFSPSQRRGLEYLAAEALENLGESDRALKLWAKMAGDQELEAEKRCYALYFVAKDAMAKKEYEKAQLYAGEADFMFKETGRDGDKRKAAVNILVESTRAQGEYAKALKHAAAYAALCKEGDDDWAGNRMRMAAIQRAMGDVEGWRATLTAMRDASPDSLYGRMAASDLAASGLQNRLDALTQSQ; from the coding sequence ATGTTCCTTGCAAGGAAGCCCGGCGTGAGCTTTTTCTCCCGCGCCGTCCTGCGACGGTTCCTCTTTGCGGCCATATTGGTCCTGCTGTCCGTCGGCCCGGCGGCCGCTTTATCTGTCTCCACGGTCACCCGGCCGGATACGGATTCGCTGATCCTGCAATTTTCCCGGCGCGGGGCCTATCCCACCATTGCCCGCACCGGTCCGGTCGAAATAAGCCTGACCTTTCCCCCTGGTTCCCTGGCTGGCGAACCACCTCCGGCACAGACGGATTTCCATTCCTCCCGGCTGCTTGAAGGCGTCCGGGTGGCGGGTGACACAGTTTTGGTGCGTCTCAAATCCGATGCCTTCGGGTTCGTTGGCTGGCCAGAAGGCGAGCAGGGACTCAAACTCCAAGTCTACCGTGACCCGACCGGGGCCAACTGGACGCCTGGGGCGCCGTCTGCTGCAGCCAATACCACCTGGCCGCCGGTCGAGGCCGCCCCCAAGCCGTCTTCCTCCCTGACGCTGCCAGTCACGCCGCCCAACAACAAGCCAGGTCCCCTTGACCTGCCGCCCTTGCCGCCGTCTCTGGCCCCGGCCTTGCCGCCGCCGGGAGCAGCCAAAGCGGCCGAGGCGGCCAAGGAACCCTTTTATGCCGTGCCGTCGTCCATGCGGGCCACGGCGCTTCGCGTGGGGCCGGAAAAATCCCCGGTCCTGCGCCCGGCCGGCCTGGAGACGGTCCCCTCTCCGGCCCTGACCGACAGACCGGCCGGGCAGGACCAGCAAACCGTTGCCGGCCGGACCAGCGGCAGCGGCGAACTGCGCCAGCCTGTCAAATTACCGCCGATTCCGCCGGAGGTCGCCGCCGCCGGCCAGACCCGCAGTCCGGTGACGCCGCCCGGGAGCGGACCACAGCCCACTCCTGCAACGCCCAAGGCCATGGCTGCGGCCACCCCGCCGACCTCACCGGACGCTCCCGCCGCTCCTGCCGTTGAACCGCCGCCGGCCAAAGAAGAGGACCACGACGCCAACACCTTGGTGGCGGCCCAGGCCGAGCGGTTGGGCGGCAATTTGTTTGGGGCGCAGAACATGATGCGCGATTTGCTTGCCAGACCCGGTCTCAAACCCGAGGTGCGCGAAGAGGCCGTCCATTCCCTGGCCGGGGTGCTGGTGGATACGTACAAGGACGACCCGGCTGGTCACTACGATGCCATTCAAAAGGCTTTAAACGAAGCCATAAACGTCAATCCCAACTCCTATCGGGTGCCGGAGGCGTTGTTGCAGCTGGGGATGCTCAATTTGCGCGTGGGCAATATCCCCGAGGCCAAGGGCTATTTCAACGTGCTCACGCGCAAGTATCCCACCGACGCCAACGTGCCCATGGTCAATTTCGCCTGGGGCGAGTACTACTTTGACCGGGGCGAATACAAAAAGGCCGAAGAAGAATACAAGAATCTGGTTGAAAAATTCCCGGAGAGCAAGTTCGTGCGCGAGGGAGCCATGGGCTTGGCCAAGACCCTGGTGCGCCTTGGCCGCTACAAGGAAGCGGCCCAGATCGCCGACTACATAGACAAACGCTGGCCGCGTTACTATGTGGAATTCCCGCAAATTCTTCGGATAACGGGTGATATCGCCTACAGAAATGGCGACTATAAAAAAGCCCGTGACGCCTACATGCTCTTTTACAACATGGACCCCAAGGTCAAGGATGCCGATCTGGTCCTGGCCAAGCTCGGCGACATCTACGCCAGACTGGGCAACAAGCCCGGGGCCGTGGATTTCTACAATCTGGCCATCAAGGATTATCCCGACAGCGAAGGCGGACTCGTGGCCAAAATGCGGCTGGCCGAGCAGGGCGTGCATGATCAGCCCACCATCTCCGAGATGTTTTCGCTTTTTGACAAGCCCGAGTACGGCAGCCCCGAGGAAATCTACGCCGGCATCATCCGCGACCACCCCCAAAGCCCGCTGGCGCCCCTGGCCCAGCTCAAGCTCGCCATGTGGCTGCTCCACCAGCAGAACTACCCCGGCAGTCTCAAGGAGGCCGCCGCCTACCTGGAACGCTATCCAAAGAGCGACCTGGCCCCCAAAGCCGAGGAAACGGCCATCACCGCCTTTGAAAAGATGGCTGCCGACCTGCTGGCCCACAAGGATTACGACCGGCTCATCGCCGCCTACGAGGCCCACCGGCTCATCAACGCCAACCGGGGGATGCTCTCCGACACCACCCGCCTGGGCTTGGCCCTGGCTTACCTGCGGACCGGCAAGACCCGCGAGGCCCTCCGTGAGGCCCTGCCCTACGTCGGACCCAAGGAAACCGACAACGGCAATTGGGCCCTGACCATGGCCATGTCGGTCTACCAGAACGAACGCGCCTGGCGCGACATCGTGGATCTGGCCCGTCAGGTCCAGGGCTGGCGGTTTTCCCCCAGCCAGCGCCGGGGGCTGGAATATCTGGCGGCCGAGGCCCTGGAGAATCTCGGCGAATCCGACCGGGCGCTCAAGCTGTGGGCCAAGATGGCCGGCGATCAGGAGCTTGAGGCCGAGAAGCGCTGCTATGCCCTGTATTTCGTGGCCAAGGACGCCATGGCCAAAAAGGAATACGAAAAGGCCCAGCTCTACGCCGGCGAGGCGGATTTCATGTTCAAGGAGACGGGCCGCGACGGCGACAAGCGCAAGGCTGCCGTCAACATTTTGGTGGAATCCACCCGGGCCCAGGGCGAGTATGCCAAGGCTCTCAAGCACGCCGCGGCATATGCCGCGCTGTGCAAGGAAGGCGACGACGATTGGGCCGGCAACCGGATGCGCATGGCCGCCATCCAGCGAGCCATGGGCGATGTGGAGGGCTGGCGGGCCACGCTCACCGCCATGCGCGATGCCTCGCCGGACTCCCTCTACGGCCGCATGGCCGCCTCCGATCTGGCCGCCAGCGGCCTGCAAAACCGTCTCGACGCCTTGACCCAAAGCCAGTAA
- a CDS encoding flagellar basal body rod C-terminal domain-containing protein produces MTDAISSAQSALSAMGTSMAVAANNVANVNTDGYKSKDVRLTTGPNGQGVRVGDVVTDDSAGGYRPAAVSAQNEAGVYEPTAAMVETSNVDLARQTVDMVETSRAFEANAAVIRTQDDMLGTLLDTRV; encoded by the coding sequence ATGACTGACGCCATCTCCTCTGCCCAGTCGGCCCTCAGCGCCATGGGCACCTCCATGGCGGTTGCGGCCAACAACGTGGCCAACGTCAATACCGACGGTTACAAGTCCAAAGACGTGCGTCTGACCACCGGGCCGAACGGTCAGGGCGTACGGGTGGGCGACGTGGTCACGGATGATTCGGCCGGCGGTTACCGTCCGGCCGCGGTCAGCGCCCAAAACGAGGCCGGCGTGTATGAGCCGACTGCGGCGATGGTGGAGACCAGCAACGTGGATCTGGCCCGCCAGACGGTTGATATGGTCGAGACCAGCCGGGCCTTTGAGGCCAATGCCGCCGTGATCCGCACCCAGGACGACATGCTCGGCACCCTCCTGGATACCCGCGTCTAG
- a CDS encoding sigma-54 interaction domain-containing protein — protein sequence MELNLSGMVGQSACLAEVLRVLGKVAPTDSTVLVTGESGTGKELLVRALHANSHRATKPFVPVNCGAIPRELLESELFGHEKGAFTSAVRTRQGRFELAEGGTIFLDEIGEMDLSLQVKILRALQEKEFERVGGDKTLKADVRIVAATNRDLEVEVETGRFREDLYYRLNVIPLHLPPLRERGDDVLLLAAHFLGRFCRQKNRCTQTFSPEARDLILRYPWPGNVRELENFMERLSILCDQDVIAPHDLPRKILDNAGVALPPPMAEAVAGGFRWPTLADLAEKSMGLKEFLDAMEETLLIEALERASGVKNQAAELLGIKRTTLIEKLKKRNMAGE from the coding sequence ATGGAACTGAACCTTTCCGGCATGGTTGGCCAAAGCGCCTGCTTGGCTGAGGTGCTGCGGGTGCTTGGCAAAGTGGCTCCCACCGACTCGACGGTGCTGGTCACAGGCGAATCCGGCACGGGCAAGGAATTGCTGGTCCGCGCCCTGCACGCCAACAGCCACCGGGCCACAAAGCCCTTTGTCCCGGTCAACTGCGGGGCCATCCCCCGCGAGCTGCTCGAATCGGAACTTTTTGGTCACGAAAAAGGGGCCTTCACCTCGGCCGTGCGCACCCGGCAGGGCCGGTTTGAACTGGCTGAGGGCGGGACCATCTTTCTCGATGAAATCGGCGAGATGGATCTAAGCCTGCAAGTGAAGATTCTGCGGGCGCTGCAGGAAAAGGAATTCGAGCGCGTCGGCGGCGACAAGACCCTCAAGGCCGACGTGCGCATCGTAGCCGCCACCAACCGCGACCTGGAAGTCGAAGTGGAGACCGGTCGGTTTCGCGAAGACCTCTATTACCGCTTAAACGTCATACCGCTCCACCTGCCGCCCTTGCGGGAACGGGGCGACGATGTCCTGCTGTTGGCCGCACATTTTCTCGGCCGGTTTTGCCGTCAGAAAAACCGCTGCACCCAGACCTTTTCCCCTGAAGCCCGCGATCTCATCCTCCGTTATCCCTGGCCCGGCAACGTCCGGGAACTGGAAAACTTCATGGAGCGCCTCTCCATCCTGTGCGACCAGGATGTGATCGCGCCGCACGATCTGCCGCGAAAGATTCTCGACAACGCCGGCGTGGCCCTGCCGCCGCCGATGGCCGAGGCTGTTGCCGGGGGCTTTCGCTGGCCGACCCTGGCCGATCTGGCCGAGAAATCCATGGGGCTCAAGGAATTTCTCGACGCCATGGAGGAGACGCTGCTCATTGAGGCCCTGGAGCGGGCCTCCGGCGTCAAGAACCAGGCCGCAGAGCTGCTTGGCATCAAACGCACGACGCTCATCGAGAAGCTTAAAAAACGCAATATGGCCGGGGAGTAG